From candidate division KSB1 bacterium, a single genomic window includes:
- the lptB gene encoding LPS export ABC transporter ATP-binding protein, which produces MIKLRTEDIVKVYKKRKVVNQVSIDIEQGEIVGLLGPNGAGKTTTFYMIVGMISPQSGKIYLDDQEITRQPMYKRARMGISYLSQEQSIFRRLTVEQNILAILETLDISKEERASRLESLLMELNIAHLAKNKAYTLSGGERRRVEITRALVTEPKFILLDEPFAGVDPIAVEEIQNIIRSLKERGIGVLITDHNVHETLSITDRTYLLYDGVVLKSGTAELLANDPEAIKLYLGEKFKLER; this is translated from the coding sequence ATGATTAAATTAAGAACCGAAGATATTGTTAAGGTTTATAAAAAACGGAAAGTTGTAAACCAGGTTAGTATAGATATCGAGCAGGGCGAAATTGTCGGGTTACTTGGTCCTAACGGTGCCGGAAAGACAACAACGTTCTATATGATTGTCGGCATGATCAGCCCTCAAAGTGGCAAGATTTACTTAGATGATCAGGAAATCACCCGGCAGCCGATGTATAAACGAGCGCGGATGGGAATTAGTTATCTTTCTCAAGAACAGTCAATTTTTCGTCGATTAACTGTTGAACAGAATATTTTAGCAATTCTCGAGACTCTTGACATTTCAAAAGAAGAACGAGCAAGCCGATTAGAGAGTCTTTTGATGGAGTTAAATATTGCCCATCTGGCAAAGAATAAAGCTTATACTTTATCGGGGGGTGAACGGCGCCGTGTTGAAATCACACGCGCGCTTGTGACCGAGCCCAAGTTTATTTTGCTCGATGAACCTTTTGCAGGCGTTGACCCGATAGCCGTTGAGGAGATTCAAAATATCATTCGCTCATTAAAAGAGAGAGGCATCGGCGTTTTAATAACCGATCATAATGTTCATGAAACTTTGTCGATCACAGATCGAACTTACCTTTTGTATGACGGCGTGGTGCTAAAATCAGGAACGGCTGAATTATTAGCAAATGATCCCGAAGCCATTAAGCTTTATTTAGGGGAAAAATTTAAATTAGAGAGATAA